DNA from Triticum aestivum cultivar Chinese Spring chromosome 7D, IWGSC CS RefSeq v2.1, whole genome shotgun sequence:
TTTGCTTTTCTTATCTCTTTGAATTTTACATTTTGGTGTTTCCAACATCCTAATATAAACAGTAGCAATCAAATCTATTGAAACAGGACATCATGATAACCAAACAGGTTGCCTACACATGCCATCCAGCAGCACATAAGACCTTGACAAGTAGTGGATTAAGAATCATGAATTCGCTTCTCATAATCAGTTGACTTTATTAAAACACTCATTAAAGTCAGACCAAACCATATTGGCACTTCTACAAATCTACAAATAACCCCATGTGTAAATTAGCTTACTGAAAATCATGGATAGATTGCTAATTGAAAGGGAAAGCTGGTTCATATTGAATTATTATATACACCACAAAATTTTGAGAGCCTTCATATGCAAAATTTCAGCAGATATAAACATGAATATGAATGGAAAAATGGGAATACCTGAATGTATTCTTTTGAAGCTTTAATTTCTTTATAAGCCGACAGCCATCACGAAGATGTCTCGTTGCTGAGTCACGCAACCTACTCAAGTTTCGTATATCTAAAGATGATAACTGGGGGCAGTTCACCCCAATAGTCTTAATGGAGGATGAGGTCAGTTTCCTGCAAATTAGACAGCGCGATGACAAAAAAAGTCAGAATGTACCCTCGTATCACTTCTCTTTATCTGCATATAATAAACATGTCATAGTTAACTTAAAAAACCTGACTCGTCATAATTACTGGTAAGTGGACACATTATGGTTGCAAGCGACCATGAAGAACACGATCGGTTAGCATATAGCACAGGGGGCTCCTTAACTTACTCCACAATATAGGATATAGATATGCAATATTATTTAGATAGATAGGGCAGGCATTTAAACAGGAAAGAGATCTGATTGGGTTTTGCAAGATTAGAGTTAGGAGGGTCAATGAACAAGAGAATAGTTATCAATCAAGAAAGAAGAATTTTAGCAATCCATTTATGCCATTGTTCATCCTCTCTAACCTACTCCACAATCCCCTACAGGTCCAGCCATCTTCACAGCAGTAGAAACCTGGTTTGTTCCATAAGAATATTATAATGTCCTCCCAGGTGTGAAGAACAAAGGCGCAAATGACCAGTGACTCCATCTATAACTGAATTAAGACTAAGGATCTAATCTGAAAGACAAGATGAAAGTAAGGTACCAATGCCAATAGTAGCATGGAAAATAATGCTACACTTTTAGCTTCTGTCTCATATCATAGAAAATCTATGATCATATGACCAATGATGTTTGATAGTTTTCATAACAAAATATATTTTAACAGGCTTCCTAATTCAGTAACAACTTTCAACTAGTGACTTCAGTTACAGAATGAAATTCTACGGGAAAAATGCTCCTGGCATTGAAGTAAAAGGCAAATAGGTAAAGTAGAAATCTGTAATCTTCTAAGAGAACTACAAGATATAATATACACTGAGGAAACTAGAGCTATAAGTAGGAATACTTACAGGCAACCAGCAAACGCTAACTCCCTTATATTAGAGCCATGTACAGGAATGAGCTCATTCACAAACTTGTCACAGACAGACTGTATGCCAGACATTGATAAAACCTCCAGTTGTTTAATTTTCTTTAGAGCAGGAAGAATCATCATGGCATCCACATTTAGGCAGTCATTAATATATAGTTCTCTCAATACAGATTGCAGCCTATTAGCAAGATTCTCAATTCCAGTTGATGTTAGAAGAGAACACTCGCTTAAATTTAGCGAACTCAGAGAAGGTGCTGCTGAGATGAGTTTGTCTAACCCATTATCAGAAAGACGGTAATTTCCCATCAGAGATATTTTTCTTAATAATGGCATGCAATTTGGAACCTTTGCCAAGGTAGTAGGCAAAATATAGTCAGGCATGCATCGCCCAGATAAGTCAAGCTGCAGAACCttcacaaaagaaaagaaaagaaaagagaaaataagtCCTTGAATGATGACTTGCCCAAAAACAGGGCAGCAAAGTCTGCTGGTCAAACACTCATAACCAACAGAAGCAATGATATCTTAGTATCTCAATAACAAACTCATATGTTTAGCGAAAGCAGTAGATGATGTGATCATGAAACATGAATTGCATAAGTGAAAAGCAGTACCTCTAAGGATTCAGTCATGCATTTCCCAAAAACAGCCTCAAAGTCATCCTCATTCAACCACGAACACTCCCTAAGCTGCAGTGCCACAGGATTGTCACACAAGATTTCAGTAAGAAGATGGGTATTCATCTTCCTAGAACGGCACAGTTCGGTGAGAAGTTTATGTTTCAACTCCTCCGGTATGCCTCCAAGTGATTCAATACCTTCAGCATGGCTTGCAAGAGTTTGCATGCATAAGCTTGCAAGTGATGGGACCGGTCGCAGCGGAGCTTTCTTGCTTTTCAAAGGTGTCCACAAAATGACATTATCAGCATCATTATGCAGTTTAGACGACGGACCCAACTCCCGGGCTCTCAATTTAGCATCTCTATCATCCATGATCCTCAATGCAGTAGAATATGGACCTGGCCAATCCTGAGCATCAGCCGCAGGCTCTaactcttcttcatcatcttcgtcactaTGTACATCTTCATCTGCTTTGAAGAATGCAAATTTTGGGGCCAGCTTAATAGCTCTCTCTCTTGCCGCTTGCCTCCAAAGCGGCTCCACATCAGCTTCAGCTGCTCCTGAGACACTCTGATTCTCTTGTAAAACCACAGGTTCCCAATCCATGTCATCATCACTTAACTTCTGGGGCAATAAAACCTCTTCCGCAACCATCTTCCCCTTTCCTTTATCATCACGACTGAACTTCCGGGTCCTGGTACCTGATCGAATACCCACACTGACAGCAGCACCAGAATCGTTGTTCCCAAGAACCAGCTTTGTGTTTCCTTCACCTATATTTCCAGACTCATGCGTGAGAACCTCCTCACTGAAATCCACATCCGCAAAGGCTTTGTCTGCAGCAGATGCTAATGGCTTAACAGTGCCACCAGCTGCCTTCTCTGCCGAATCATGCATGAGCATAGACTCCTCACTGAAGAGCTGTTCATTCCTGTCATTAACTTGTCCAATTCCCCCTCTACGAGGCCTCGCAGAACCACCACTCCCCTGGCCGGTGATATGCGAACCCATAGGCACCACATTCGGTTCAGTCAGATTAAAAGGAGTGAACAAGTTTGCCAGTACCTTCATGCCACGATCCCCCGGCAGCACGAAATCCTCCCTGTCGCTCTCCGAATCAGGCACGTAATCGGCCGCCGCTACGGCCAGCGTGCTCGCACCCCCTTTCGCCGGCAGCacaaagtcatcatcactgtcGCTCTCTGAATCAGCCACGTAGTCAGCCAGCCGAGCCGATACGCCCTTGCGCCGCTTCCCTGACCCGTCCGCATGCTGGTGCAGCATTTCGTCGTGCACCTTGCCTCCAGACCCGGCCCCTCCTCCATCCAGTCCGAGACCCATCTCCGCGTGAACGTCTGGCTCCACGGCCCGCTTCCCGAGCCGAGACCCTGACCGCAAGCTTATGCGCGTCCCCTGACcactggagccgccgccgccggtgccgcctGAAGCCctagcctcgccgccgccgccgccgccatcgctccCCAACTCCCCAGCCTCCGGGGAAGCAGCGGCGGCAGCGCCGGCGGAGACACGAGGCCTCCCCTTCCTCTTCCAGCGAGTGCCCGACGAAGCGCTATCCAGCGCCGAAGAGGCCGCCGTAGGGGTGTTCGCGCTGGCGGCGCCGGCCAGGCGCAGGCTGCGGCGGGGCGCCTCGACGGCGGGGGACTTGAGGGCCCCGTCGTCGGCGGCGGGGGAGCCGAGGCCAAGGGAGACGGAGGTGGACGGGGACGGCGCCGGCGTGCTCAGCAGGCCGCCCATCGCCGCCGGCGGCGACTGCGGGGCGGGGGCGGGCGCGATGGCGGCCCTGGCGCGCGCGNNNNNNNNNNNNNNNNNNNNNNNNNNNNNNNNNNNNNNNNNNNNNNNNNNNNNNNNNNNNNNNNNNNNNNNNNNNNNNNNNNNNNNNNNNNNNNNNNNNNNNNNNNNNNNNNNNNNNNNNNNNNNNNNNNNNNNNNNNNNNNNNNNNNNNNNNNNNNNNNNNNNNNNNNNNNNNNNNNNNNNNNNNNNNNNNNNNNNNNNNNNNNNNNNNNNNNNNNNNNNNNNNNNNNNNNNNNNNNNNNNNNNNNNNNNNNNNNNNNNNNNNNNNNNNNNNNNNNNNNNNNNNNNNNNNNNNNNNNNNNNNNNNNNNNNNNNNNNNNNNNNNNNNNNNNNNNNNNNNNNNNNNNNNNNNNNNNNNNNNNNNNNNNNNNNNNNNNNNNNNNNNNNNNNNNNGGAAGGAGGCGGCGGGGATTCGGCGGAGGTTTTTTAATAGGTTTCCTTCCCGCGCGATGGAGGAGCGGACGGTCGCCGATTGCGGCGGGCTGCGGTTGGGTTGGGTCGCGGGACGGCGCGAGGCCCGAGGCGTTGGTTCGTGGGCGGGGTGGGCTCGGCGCAAACCAACCGTACGCGCGGCGCGTGGGTCGTGTCGTGCGTGCGTGCTGGGCTTTCGTGCGGTTCATGTGCCCGTCCGTCGTGGCCTTGTGGGGGCAAGTGATGTGGGACCAACTAGTGGTTCCGGAGAGCTCCGTGCGTGACAAGTGTCGCGCGCGGAGCGCTCCCGCAAGGGAAAACCAGTTGCGCGGTTGGTTCCTGGTTTTTTCTTTTCAGTTTGTGGTTTGGTGCGTTTTGCAGTTTGACCCTCGAACTACCAGAATTTTTCGTTTTCCCTTTCCGCGCGAAAACACAAAAAAAATACCAGCTCGCACTGTTTTCCTTTCTCGTTTTcctttttgttcccattatatttccgggtaatggagatttatggggtagttacgggAGGTGACTACCAACACTATCAAATGTGACCTTTCAAGTAAATAAAAAAGTAATTTTTTAATGTAAAACGGCAGTCTCCAGAATCGTTCAATCGTGTGACTTCTTTATAGGCACAGGTGAACACTAGGAGAGGCACGGGTGTATAATAATTTTACTAAATTGAAGAAAAGCGCCtccggctcgccttcggctcgttcaatcttcataaacatcttgaaggggggcataggtcgaagtgtgtgttggtcgtgcggcgtgCTAGTTCGTGCGGCGCCCtcgtggtgtgacacggcgccaccggcgcgagggaacctccggctcgtttaattttcataaacatcttgaaggggggcataggtcgaagtgtgtgttggtcgtgcgccgtgctggttcgtgcggcgcgttgtacgtcgtggtgtggcacggcgcctccggcgcaaGNNNNNNNNNNNNNNNNNNNNNNNNNNNNNNNNNNNNNNNNNNNNNNNNNNNNNNNNNNNNNNNNNNNNNNNNNNNNNNNNNNNNNNNNNNNNNNNNNNNNNNNNNNNNNNNNNNNNNNNNNNNNNNNNNNNNNNNNNNNNNNNNNNNNNNNNNNNNNNNNNNNNNNNNNNNNNNNNNNNNNNNNNNNNNNNNNNNNNNNNNNNNNNNNNNNNNNNNNNNNNNNNNNNNNNNNNNNNNNNNNNNNNNNNNNNNNNNNNNNNNNNNNNNNNNNNNNNNNNNNNNNNNNNNNNNNNNNNNNNNNNNNNNNNNNNNNNNNNNNNNNNNNNNNNNNNN
Protein-coding regions in this window:
- the LOC123166063 gene encoding uncharacterized protein, with the protein product MGGLLSTPAPSPSTSVSLGLGSPAADDGALKSPAVEAPRRSLRLAGAASANTPTAASSALDSASSGTRWKRKGRPRVSAGAAAAASPEAGELGSDGGGGGGEARASGGTGGGGSSGQGTRISLRSGSRLGKRAVEPDVHAEMGLGLDGGGAGSGGKVHDEMLHQHADGSGKRRKGVSARLADYVADSESDSDDDFVLPAKGGASTLAVAAADYVPDSESDREDFVLPGDRGMKVLANLFTPFNLTEPNVVPMGSHITGQGSGGSARPRRGGIGQVNDRNEQLFSEESMLMHDSAEKAAGGTVKPLASAADKAFADVDFSEEVLTHESGNIGEGNTKLVLGNNDSGAAVSVGIRSGTRTRKFSRDDKGKGKMVAEEVLLPQKLSDDDMDWEPVVLQENQSVSGAAEADVEPLWRQAARERAIKLAPKFAFFKADEDVHSDEDDEEELEPAADAQDWPGPYSTALRIMDDRDAKLRARELGPSSKLHNDADNVILWTPLKSKKAPLRPVPSLASLCMQTLASHAEGIESLGGIPEELKHKLLTELCRSRKMNTHLLTEILCDNPVALQLRECSWLNEDDFEAVFGKCMTESLEVLQLDLSGRCMPDYILPTTLAKVPNCMPLLRKISLMGNYRLSDNGLDKLISAAPSLSSLNLSECSLLTSTGIENLANRLQSVLRELYINDCLNVDAMMILPALKKIKQLEVLSMSGIQSVCDKFVNELIPVHGSNIRELAFAGCLKLTSSSIKTIGVNCPQLSSLDIRNLSRLRDSATRHLRDGCRLIKKLKLQKNTFSDVALSQFLEESGGCLTELSLNNIEKVGNLTARAIASKCSLRLEILDVSFCRGLTNEALGLIVDSCSSLRTLKLFGCTQITDIFLKGHSNSLVKIIGIEGSILEQLGRC